In Paracoccus methylovorus, a genomic segment contains:
- the ccoN gene encoding cytochrome-c oxidase, cbb3-type subunit I, with protein MLDTIKLIALGSVAVLAAIAANYARADDLAYLVNAWIVMLAAGGMFLRVLRRMGNEQPSLEPHPETQYMDDVIRAGVIATAFWGVVGFLVGVVIAFQLAFPALNLSDITLGYTNFGKLRPLHTSAVIFAFGGNALIATSFYVVQRTSAARLWGGNTAWFVFWGYQLFIVLAATGYILGATQSKEYAEPEWYVDWWLTIVWVAYLLVFLGTIMRRREPHIYVANWFYLSFIVTIAMLHIVNNLAIPVSPFGSKSVQLFSGVQDAMTQWWYGHNAVGFFLTAGFLGMMYYFIPKQAERPVYSYKLSIIHFWALIFLYIWAGPHHLHYTALPDWAATLGMVFSIILWMPSWGGMINGLMTLSGAWDKLRTDPIIRMMVVAVGFYGMATFEGPMMSIKAVNSLSHYTDWTIGHVHSGALGWNGMITFGALYYLVPRLWGRERLYSTGLVSWHFWLATIGLVLYAASMWVSGIMEGLMWREVDAQGFLVNAFADTVAAKFPMNVVRALGGVLYLTGALIMCYNLWATVAKQPSTKSTAVAVPAE; from the coding sequence ATGTTGGACACCATCAAGCTGATCGCACTTGGCAGCGTCGCGGTTCTTGCCGCGATCGCGGCCAATTATGCGCGCGCGGATGATCTGGCGTATCTGGTGAACGCCTGGATCGTCATGTTGGCGGCGGGCGGCATGTTTTTGCGCGTGCTGCGCCGGATGGGCAACGAACAACCTTCGTTAGAGCCGCATCCCGAAACGCAATATATGGACGACGTGATCCGGGCGGGCGTGATCGCCACCGCTTTCTGGGGCGTCGTGGGCTTTCTCGTCGGGGTGGTCATCGCCTTTCAGCTGGCCTTTCCGGCACTGAACCTCAGCGACATCACCCTGGGATACACCAACTTCGGCAAGCTGCGGCCGCTGCATACCTCGGCAGTGATCTTTGCCTTTGGCGGCAACGCGCTGATCGCCACATCGTTCTATGTGGTGCAGCGGACCTCTGCTGCGCGGCTCTGGGGCGGCAATACGGCTTGGTTCGTGTTCTGGGGCTATCAGTTGTTCATCGTGCTGGCCGCGACCGGTTATATCCTTGGCGCCACCCAGTCCAAGGAATACGCCGAGCCTGAATGGTATGTGGACTGGTGGCTGACCATTGTCTGGGTCGCCTATCTGCTGGTGTTCCTGGGTACGATCATGAGGCGGAGAGAGCCGCATATCTATGTGGCGAACTGGTTCTACCTGTCCTTCATCGTGACCATCGCCATGCTGCATATCGTCAACAACCTGGCGATCCCGGTCAGCCCCTTCGGCTCCAAGTCGGTGCAGCTGTTCTCGGGCGTGCAGGATGCGATGACGCAATGGTGGTATGGCCACAATGCCGTGGGCTTCTTCCTGACCGCTGGTTTCCTGGGCATGATGTATTACTTCATTCCCAAGCAGGCCGAGCGTCCGGTCTACAGCTACAAGCTGTCCATCATCCACTTCTGGGCGCTGATCTTCCTTTATATCTGGGCTGGCCCGCACCACCTGCATTACACGGCACTGCCCGACTGGGCCGCAACGCTGGGCATGGTGTTTTCGATCATCCTGTGGATGCCTTCGTGGGGCGGCATGATCAACGGGCTGATGACGCTGTCGGGGGCCTGGGACAAGCTGCGCACCGATCCGATCATCCGCATGATGGTGGTGGCCGTCGGCTTTTACGGCATGGCGACCTTTGAAGGTCCCATGATGTCGATCAAGGCGGTGAACTCGCTGTCGCATTACACCGACTGGACCATCGGCCATGTGCATTCCGGCGCCTTGGGCTGGAACGGCATGATCACCTTTGGCGCGCTCTACTATCTGGTGCCGCGTCTTTGGGGGCGTGAGCGGCTTTATTCGACGGGTCTGGTCAGCTGGCACTTCTGGCTCGCCACCATCGGGCTGGTGCTCTACGCGGCCTCGATGTGGGTCTCGGGCATCATGGAAGGGCTGATGTGGCGCGAGGTCGATGCGCAGGGCTTCCTGGTCAACGCCTTTGCTGACACGGTTGCCGCGAAATTCCCGATGAACGTGGTCCGGGCGTTGGGCGGCGTGCTTTACCTGACCGGCGCGCTGATCATGTGCTACAATCTGTGGGCCACCGTCGCCAAGCAACCCAGCACCAAATCGACCGCCGTCGCGGTTCCTGCCGAGTGA
- the ccoO gene encoding cytochrome-c oxidase, cbb3-type subunit II: protein MAILEKHKVLEKNATLLLVFSFLVVTIGGIVEIAPLFYLQNTIEEVEGMRPYTPLELKGRDVYVREGCYVCHSQMIRPMRDEVERYGHYSLAAESMYDHPFQWGSKRTGPDLARVGGRYSDEWHLDHLVNPQAVVPESIMPKYGFLLDRRIDPSDMAQRLKTDSWVGVPYDEEMIAAAVSDFRAQADPDADASGLEERYPGVQQRNFDRRPGVSEMDALIAYLQVLGTMVDFSTFEPDPNR, encoded by the coding sequence ATGGCCATTCTTGAAAAGCATAAGGTTCTCGAAAAGAACGCCACGCTGTTGCTGGTCTTTTCCTTTCTTGTCGTGACCATCGGCGGCATCGTCGAGATCGCGCCCCTGTTCTATCTGCAGAACACCATCGAGGAGGTCGAGGGGATGCGCCCCTACACCCCGTTGGAGCTTAAGGGCCGGGACGTATATGTCCGCGAGGGCTGCTATGTCTGCCACAGCCAGATGATCCGCCCGATGCGGGACGAGGTCGAACGCTATGGTCATTACAGCCTTGCCGCCGAGTCGATGTATGATCACCCGTTCCAATGGGGCTCCAAGCGGACCGGGCCGGATCTGGCTCGGGTGGGCGGTCGCTATTCGGACGAATGGCATCTCGACCACTTGGTGAACCCGCAGGCGGTGGTGCCGGAATCGATCATGCCGAAATACGGTTTCCTGCTGGACCGTCGCATCGACCCCTCGGACATGGCGCAGCGGCTCAAAACCGATTCCTGGGTCGGAGTGCCCTATGACGAGGAGATGATTGCGGCGGCGGTCAGCGATTTCCGCGCGCAGGCCGATCCGGATGCGGATGCCTCGGGGCTGGAAGAACGCTATCCGGGCGTGCAGCAGCGCAATTTCGACCGCCGTCCCGGCGTGTCCGAGATGGACGCCCTGATCGCCTATTTGCAGGTGCTGGGTACGATGGTCGATTTCTCGACCTTCGAGCCAGACCCGAACCGCTGA
- a CDS encoding cbb3-type cytochrome c oxidase subunit 3: MDMYSFLRELADSWVLLSLVLFFLGTVLFAFRPGSRPLHRDAAESIFRNETSPASAGEKEVE, encoded by the coding sequence ATGGATATGTATTCCTTCCTGCGTGAACTGGCCGACAGTTGGGTGCTTTTGTCGCTGGTGCTGTTCTTTCTGGGGACCGTGTTGTTCGCCTTCAGACCGGGTTCGCGCCCGTTGCACCGTGACGCGGCGGAAAGCATCTTCCGCAATGAGACGAGCCCCGCCTCGGCGGGCGAGAAGGAGGTCGAGTGA